The following DNA comes from Bacillus spongiae.
CCCATCAGTCCGCTCGACTTGCATGTATTAGGCACGCCGCCAGCGTTCGTCCTGAGCCAGGATCAAACTCTCCATAAAAGTAGTTTGACTTGCTCATGTTTTGTGTAAGAACTAAGTTCTTACATTTAGAATTAACGTTGACGTTTCGTCTTTTCAGTTTTCAAAGTTCAATCGATGTCGTTTTAGCGACTTTATTATCATACCACCGTAGCATTTCTGTGTCAATAACTTTTTTAGAAAAGTTTTTGACGACTGAGGTGATATTCAGTCGCTACCAACCAAGTCACAGGCTCGTTCAGCAGCGACGTTTATTAATATATCACCTTACTATACAACCGTCAACACATTTTTATTATTTTTATATATTTTTAAATATATTATTAAAGGGAAACTTTATAATGCCGATGATAGACGTATAGTCCTTTTGTATCCGTTTTATAAATCTCAATGATTTTTTTATCGATTAAGTATTCTATTAGTACACCTAGATCGACTGAATAATGCTTTAAATGAGGGTGCTCTTGAAGTTCTTGAATCGTCCACTGTTCTTTTTCTTTCATTGTATCTAAAATATGTGTCGCACAACTAGACGTTCTCGAATGTATCATAAACTCACTTGCAATAAATAGTAATTCAAGTCGCTTTTTAATCGGTTCATCACTTGTAACAAGCTCACTATATAATTTGAATATTTCTGGTTCGATTTGTTTTACCTGTTGCCAAACTGTAATTTCAGGATGAAATCCATTTTCAATGACAGCCAAGCGAGCCAGATGATGTAATGAATGAACAATATGATTATAGGCATCTAAATATTGCTTTGCCTCAAAAAACGCTTTGCCATCTAAATATCTTCTGATTAACTTAGCAAATTCCATCCCCATCTTAATTTTTCTTCCATAAAAAGGGAAATCTCTTAATTCCATTTTTAATTTCTCAATATATTCATTCCGGTCAAATAGAACCTTTCCATTAAATAGCCAATCTACTATTTTTCGGTTTGACCCTAATAGTAACCATTCATTCAACTGATCTTCCGTCACAACATGCATCGCTGCTTTTTGTTCTTCATAAATATAATGCTTTGTAAAAATAGCTTCCTCTCCATCTTTAACAATAATTAATAACACAGCATCAAACGTATCTGTCACTGAACTTGTATCATGTCGCTTTTCAATTAGTATTACACCTAAAGTATTTTGCTGACTAGCCCGCTCCTGATATATCGGTCTCAAAATGTGTTCCATATTAAAACTCCTTCAATTACTTGTTTGGGTATTAATAATTTCGACAACAACAAGAAAATTCCTGCTGCTCAACAAGACAAAAATCGACAAGTGTGTATTTCATATTAACATAGCACGATAATGTGGTATAGTAGTCTTTTAGGAGGGAACGTAATGGCAAAGTACTCAAATAAAATAAATAAAATACGCACATTTGCACTTAGTCTTATTTTTATAGGAATTTTGATTATGTATGTCGGCATCTTTTTTCGTCAAACTCCCATCGTGATGACACTGTTCATTATTATTGGATTTTTAGCGATTATCGCGAGCACTGTCGTATATTTTTGGATAGGGATGCTGTCCACTAAAGCTGTTCAAGTCGTTTGTCCAAGTTGTAATAAAACAACAAAAGTATTAGGTCGTGTAGATATGTGCATGTATTGTAACGAACCACTAACATTAGATCCTTCCCTTGAAGGAAAAGAATTTGATGAAAAATATAATAAAAAAAAGTAGCTGACAATTATATGTCAGCTACTTTTTATTGTGTATGATTTACCTCTTGGCACCCTTTGCAAATTCCATATATTTCCAAACGATGATGACTTACATTAAACTCCGTGACATGAGAGGCTAAATCCTCAACCTCATTTAAACCAGGATAGTGAAAATCCACGATTTTCCCACATTTTTCACAAATCGCATGGTAATGTTCCGTTGTAATGAAATCAAACCTGCTTGAAGAATCACCGTACGTTAACTCTTTAACCAAACCAACTTCACGAAATACTCGTAAATTGTTATAAACCGTCGCAACACTCATATTCGGAAATTTCCCTTCCAACGCCTTATATATTTCATCCGCTGTAGGGTGCGACATGGATTCGATCAAGTATTCAAGTATCGCATGACGCTGTGGAGTGATTCGAACCCCAGTGCCTTTTAATGTAGTAATCGCTTCGCTTAACTGCGAATGAGACATTGTCATGCACCTCTTCTCAATATAAATTATCATTATTACTTTATAATATTTACAATTAGTGTACTAATATATGAACGGATTTGTCAATCTTTCTAAACATATCATCCTTTTCCTAAAGTTAATTTTTTACTCACATTAAAAGAAATGCTGCATCTGCGATTATATTTCAGCAACATTAATAAAAATGCACCTCTGCCGGAGCTTACGATATCTTCTGACTTTGTATTATCTTCAAAATTCGAATCCTAATCTTTCAATGTAAAGAAAAGCTGGATACACATCGCTTTATCGTCTAACTCTACAATAAGGGTATGATCAATTGATAAAAAAGAGACCAGCATTCGCTGGTCTGATCAAAGTTCTTTCTTTATTGAGGAGGTATGCCCTACTTTAACGTATGTATTTTTTCACAATTTGAGTGGACATGAGCCTTTTCTAAATAAAATAGGCTTTTTATATCCCTTTTCCAAGCTCATTATTTTACGATAAATTTTCTTTTATATACGTTAAAGCCTCTTGAACATGATCCTTCACTCTCACCTTTCGCCATTCCTTTACAATATTTCCATCTTTACCAATGATGAAGGTAGATCGTTCGATTCCCATATATTCTTTACCAAAGTTCTTTTTCAACTTCCATACCTCATATTGCTCTGCAACTTTATGGTCTTCATCTGCTAAAAGGACGAAAGGTAAACCATACTTGTCTACAAATTTTTGGTGACGTTGAAGTGGATCAGGACTTACCCCTAAAATAACCGTCTCTAAATTTGTAAATTCCTCATGTCTATCACGGAAGTCACATGCTTCCGTTGTACACCCCGGTGTCATATCCTTTGGGTAAAAATAAAGTACAATATTTTTCTTTCCTTTATAATCTGACAAGGAGATGAGCTCACCTGTGTTTGCTTCTAGTTCAAACGTAGGTGCAGCCATTCCAACTTCAATAGCCATCACAATCCCTCCATTGATTCATTTCCCATTTAGCGTAACGGATTATGGTGGGAAAAACAAATAATAAGTGGATTAATGATCAACCGTAAGGACAGTCTTAACAACAAATGCCGCTGGGACAGTAAATCCTAATAAAGATTCTATTAGAGCAATTCCTCTCCCTATACCGATTGGTGAGATATCGCCGTAACCTAAAGAAAATAGAGTAACACCGCTAAAGTATAGGGTTGTAAAAAAATGATGTTGATAATCACCTTCTAGATGTTGCCCATTTTCTAATAGTACGTTTATTCCCTTCATTTCAAAGATTAAATAAAGTAAAGCAAAGCCTGTCATAAAAATGATATACACTATACAAAGGAATAAGAAGTAATGAAGCGAAATATGATGCCTTCTCGTTTCTGTGGGAGTGAATAAAGTACGAAGACTTCCAAACATTAGCATAATAACAATTATAGCGATGACATACATCACAAAGCTCCTCCCCTTCAAATCCAGCTCGTCACAACATTGTACGCAAAAAATGAGAAAACATGCCCATTAATAGGCGATAAATACAGACTACCTCTTATTCATGAGTTTTAATTACCGGCCCCCCTATATTGTTTAACACCTAAATTCCAAAGAAAAATCGAAAGTAAAAAGAATAAAATCCCCACCACTGGTGTCATAAATGCATAATGATACCATTCCTCTTTCCCTAAAAAGAATGAAGAAGGATAGACACCAACGAAGGCAAACGGCAAAATCCAAGTTAATACAAAACGAATAACCGAATGATAAATATCAACCGGATAACGTCCATAATTCCCGATATTATACATCATGGGCATAATGGATGTTTTGGCGTCTGACCAAAAACCAATACTAGCCAGCGCAATAAATATCCCAGCATATACTAACGCTCCACCTAGAACAAATATTATAAACATGATTGGGTCATACCAAGAAAGTTCAAGGCCTAGCTTCCGTCCAGCATAGAGCATTACACCTAATCCTGTCACAATACCAAATAATGATTCCAATTCCATTCTTTCTAATATCACTTGAAAAAGGCTATGAATGGGCCTTGTTAATATTCGATCCATCTCACCTTTGACGATATACCGGTCATTAAAATCCCAAATATTAAAAAACGATGAAAAAATAGCATATGGAACGAGAAAAAAGCCATAAATAAAAATAATCTCCTCTCGGTTCCAGCCACTTAAATAATGCGTATGTCCGAACACTACTAAAATAAAAACTAAATTTACAGCTTGAAATAAAAGGTCAGAGGTTATTTCGATTATTAAATCTGTCCGGTACTGCATTCTCGTTTTCATATATTGGGCAACATATTGAAAAAACATAGATAGATAAAACACCCTTTTTGTCAGCCCCCTTGGATAATTAGTTGCTTTTTCGCTCTATTCCACAATACCCCGATTGGGAATACCAGCACGAGTACCCATCCAACCTGAAGCATAAGTGCGAAAATCAACTCCTCACTAGAAAAACTATTTGTAAAAATCATACTAGGAATATAGCTTATGCCTTGAAATGGCAAGTATTGCATTACTGATTGTGCCCACATTGGAAAAAAACTAATTGGTAGCAGTAACCCTGAAAATAGATCTATGACCACACGCTTAGCTCTAATCAAACCATCATTATTAAATAAAAAGAAAGTTGTCATCCCTGTTAAGAGGTTAATTTGGGTATTAATCAAAAAGCTAAAAAACAGTGAAAAAACGAATAAACACCAAGTTAATAGATTCGTTGATAGGGATAAAGAAAAAATGAAGGTAACGAGCACCATTCCTGGAATAGAGAAAAACAGCAGTCGGAAAACTCCTTCCCCAAACCCTTGCATCGTCTTCATACCTAAATAACTGTAGGGCCTTATTAACTCTACTGCCACTTTCCCTTCTTTAATTTCTGTTGCAATTTCTCGATCAATATTATTAAAATAAAACGCTCTAGCCATCCAGGCGACGGCAACATATGTCGTCATTTGCGAGACACTTAAACCTTGAATATTCTCTTTACCCCCATATATAGCTTGCCAGAGAAAATAATAGGCTCCAATATTGATTGCGTAAATTAAGATTCCACTATAATAATTTGTTCGATAGGCCAGCATCATTAAGAAACGAATTCGCATCATCTCAATATACTTCGCCATACCCATCCCCCTCGCTCTCTTTCTTACCGCAATTGTTTAACAAATCTACTAATCCTATATTCCATAGGGTAAGAGTAGAAAATAATAGAATACCCTTAAAAACAAAAATACCATTTATTATTTTCATCACTTTTAAATATTTCTTATCGAATAAACATAAACTATTTTTCTCCTTTTGTTGTGCTACGTTCATACTTGTACCACATTCCCTTTCTCATATATATTACGAATAATTTCTTCTGTCGTAGTTTCCCTCACTTTCATGTCTCGAACTTTATAGGCTGTTACAATCCGTCCAATTAATTCAGCAATTTTTTCATCTTTAGCCGGCACTAAAGCAATAAATTCTTTCATTGTGCCGCCTTTTCTCCATACCACTCCAATGTCTATTGTCAGTTGCTCAAGCTCAGGAACATTTATATCCTCAAGAAAATGGAATTGTAGTTCCTTTTTGTCATCAGAGCTTTCTTTTAATTGTTGAAGTGCTCCATCATAGATTACTCTACCTTCATCTAACATAATTACGCGCTGGCATAATGCTTCAATATCAGACAAATCATGGGTTGTTAATAGAATGGTTGTATTAAATTTTTCATTGATTTCTTTTAAGAAATTTCTAATTTTCAACTTTACTAACACATCTAACCCAATTGTTGGTTCATCTAAAAATAAAAGCGGAGGATTGTGTACAAGTGCAGCAGCAAGTTCACACCTCATTCGTTGACCTAATGATAGTTTTCGAACAGGTTTATTAAGTAATG
Coding sequences within:
- a CDS encoding ion channel — protein: MYVIAIIVIMLMFGSLRTLFTPTETRRHHISLHYFLFLCIVYIIFMTGFALLYLIFEMKGINVLLENGQHLEGDYQHHFFTTLYFSGVTLFSLGYGDISPIGIGRGIALIESLLGFTVPAAFVVKTVLTVDH
- a CDS encoding ABC transporter permease codes for the protein MAKYIEMMRIRFLMMLAYRTNYYSGILIYAINIGAYYFLWQAIYGGKENIQGLSVSQMTTYVAVAWMARAFYFNNIDREIATEIKEGKVAVELIRPYSYLGMKTMQGFGEGVFRLLFFSIPGMVLVTFIFSLSLSTNLLTWCLFVFSLFFSFLINTQINLLTGMTTFFLFNNDGLIRAKRVVIDLFSGLLLPISFFPMWAQSVMQYLPFQGISYIPSMIFTNSFSSEELIFALMLQVGWVLVLVFPIGVLWNRAKKQLIIQGG
- the perR gene encoding peroxide-responsive transcriptional repressor PerR, whose translation is MSHSQLSEAITTLKGTGVRITPQRHAILEYLIESMSHPTADEIYKALEGKFPNMSVATVYNNLRVFREVGLVKELTYGDSSSRFDFITTEHYHAICEKCGKIVDFHYPGLNEVEDLASHVTEFNVSHHRLEIYGICKGCQEVNHTQ
- a CDS encoding YgzB family protein encodes the protein MAKYSNKINKIRTFALSLIFIGILIMYVGIFFRQTPIVMTLFIIIGFLAIIASTVVYFWIGMLSTKAVQVVCPSCNKTTKVLGRVDMCMYCNEPLTLDPSLEGKEFDEKYNKKK
- a CDS encoding nucleotidyltransferase-like protein, with translation MEHILRPIYQERASQQNTLGVILIEKRHDTSSVTDTFDAVLLIIVKDGEEAIFTKHYIYEEQKAAMHVVTEDQLNEWLLLGSNRKIVDWLFNGKVLFDRNEYIEKLKMELRDFPFYGRKIKMGMEFAKLIRRYLDGKAFFEAKQYLDAYNHIVHSLHHLARLAVIENGFHPEITVWQQVKQIEPEIFKLYSELVTSDEPIKKRLELLFIASEFMIHSRTSSCATHILDTMKEKEQWTIQELQEHPHLKHYSVDLGVLIEYLIDKKIIEIYKTDTKGLYVYHRHYKVSL
- a CDS encoding ABC transporter ATP-binding protein, whose protein sequence is MENAIYIDSLSKEFKLYASRPGLKGAFRDLFTRNYHTKVAVDSIGFSVKQGEMVGYIGENGAGKSTTIKMLTGILTPTSGKIIVNGMNPHKDREKFVNTIGVVFGQRSQLWWDIAVQESFQLLKKVYKVSDKEYEEHMGHVIETLDIGPLLNKPVRKLSLGQRMRCELAAALVHNPPLLFLDEPTIGLDVLVKLKIRNFLKEINEKFNTTILLTTHDLSDIEALCQRVIMLDEGRVIYDGALQQLKESSDDKKELQFHFLEDINVPELEQLTIDIGVVWRKGGTMKEFIALVPAKDEKIAELIGRIVTAYKVRDMKVRETTTEEIIRNIYEKGNVVQV
- the bcp gene encoding thioredoxin-dependent thiol peroxidase — translated: MAIEVGMAAPTFELEANTGELISLSDYKGKKNIVLYFYPKDMTPGCTTEACDFRDRHEEFTNLETVILGVSPDPLQRHQKFVDKYGLPFVLLADEDHKVAEQYEVWKLKKNFGKEYMGIERSTFIIGKDGNIVKEWRKVRVKDHVQEALTYIKENLS
- a CDS encoding ABC transporter permease, coding for MFYLSMFFQYVAQYMKTRMQYRTDLIIEITSDLLFQAVNLVFILVVFGHTHYLSGWNREEIIFIYGFFLVPYAIFSSFFNIWDFNDRYIVKGEMDRILTRPIHSLFQVILERMELESLFGIVTGLGVMLYAGRKLGLELSWYDPIMFIIFVLGGALVYAGIFIALASIGFWSDAKTSIMPMMYNIGNYGRYPVDIYHSVIRFVLTWILPFAFVGVYPSSFFLGKEEWYHYAFMTPVVGILFFLLSIFLWNLGVKQYRGAGN